The Coffea arabica cultivar ET-39 chromosome 8e, Coffea Arabica ET-39 HiFi, whole genome shotgun sequence genome window below encodes:
- the LOC113703395 gene encoding hydroquinone glucosyltransferase-like: METIQSHIALLPSPGMGHLIPLTEFAKRLVLHHNFLVTLILPSDGSPMSAQKSYLQSLPATITPIYLPSVSFDDLPEDTRVETRIALTISRSLPAIHDALLQLLITKPCSRPISALVVDLFGSNAFRLARDLNMSSYMFFTSTAMSFSLLVHLPKLDQTYTCEYRDLTEAVVLPGCVPLLGKDFLDAIQERKNDAYKLLLELCKEYGSADGILINSFVELEFGALKALKEEGWFKPPIYPVGPLIQTRSINEVVPESSDCLEWLNNQPTKSVLFICLGSGGTLSQEQINEMAFGLEMSEQRFLWIVRSPHQTAANAAFFTNKSVNNPLNFLPKGFLERTKEKGLVVPSWAPQIQVLSHGSTGGFVSHCGWNSVLESIVHGVPLIAWPLYAEQKMNAVLLTEDLKAALKVKADKIGLVGREQIAKLAKDLIQGDEGKDVRDKMKQLKDAAARAFEPDGSSSISLAQVAQKMSVLKTK; this comes from the coding sequence ATGGAAACCATACAATCTCACATAGCCTTGTTACCATCTCCAGGAATGGGTCATCTCATTCCTCTCACTGAATTCGCCAAACGACTTGTTCTTCACCATAACTTCTTAGTCACTCTGATACTTCCCTCAGACGGTTCACCCATGAGCGCCCAAAAATCCTATCTTCAATCACTACCCGCAACCATAACTCCCATCTACCTTCCTTCGGTTAGTTTCGACGACCTCCCTGAGGATACCAGGGTCGAAACCCGTATCGCCCTCACCATTTCTCGATCTCTTCCCGCAATTCACGATGCATTACTTCAGTTGCTAATAACCAAGCCATGCTCACGTCCTATCTCAGCTCTAGTGGTTGATCTTTTTGGTTCAAATGCTTTCCGATTGGCTAGGGATTTAAACATGTCATCCTACATGTTTTTCACATCGACTGCAATGTCCTTTTCCTTACTCGTACATTTGCCAAAGCTTGATCAAACCTATACATGTGAGTATAGGGACTTGACCGAAGCAGTGGTGTTACCCGGATGTGTGCCACTGCTCGGGAAAGACTTTCTTGATGCTATTCAGGAGAGGAAGAATGATGCTTATAAACTTCTTCTCGAATTATGCAAGGAATATGGTTCCGCTGATGGGATACTGATTAACAGTTTTGTGGAGTTGGAATTCGGTGCTCTCAAGGCTTTGAAAGAAGAGGGATGGTTTAAACCACCGATTTATCCAGTTGGACCGTTGATTCAGACAAGATCAATCAACGAGGTTGTTCCGGAATCATCAGATTGTTTGGAATGGTTAAATAACCAGCCAACAAAGTCGGTTTTATTCATTTGTTTGGGCAGCGGAGGAACTCTGTCCCAGgagcaaataaatgaaatggcTTTCGGTCTGGAAATGAGTGAACAAAGATTTCTCTGGATTGTTCGAAGCCCGCATCAAACCGCTGCAAATGCTGCGTTCTTTACCAACAAAAGCGTGAATAATCCtttgaattttcttccaaaagggtttttggagagaacaaaagaaaaggggttaGTGGTTCCCTCATGGGCTCCTCAAATTCAAGTCCTGAGCCATGGTTCAACCGGAGGGTTCGTGAGTCATTGCGGTTGGAACTCGGTTTTGGAGAGCATTGTCCATGGAGTGCCTTTGATTGCATGGCCACTTTATGCGGAGCAAAAGATGAATGCTGTTCTGTTAACTGAAGATTTGAAGGCTGCCTTAAAGGTCAAGGCGGATAAAATCGGACTTGTGGGGAGAGAACAAATTGCAAAACTCGCAAAAGATCTAATTCAAGGAGATGAAGGAAAGGATGTTCGAGATAAGATGAAACAACTCAAGGATGCTGCTGCTAGAGCTTTCGAACCGGATGGCTCTTCTTCAATCTCACTTGCCCAGGTGGCTCAGAAGATGAGTGTATTGAAAACTAAGTGA
- the LOC140012957 gene encoding uncharacterized protein isoform X2, producing the protein MGGLRIFLNWNKAYHTMDFILWIYGLHPLPEISSLLPNNWRIALCICLPNLRGDHQMALSLALKRLVSSNSLLSRSLNPLLRPAASAASSSVFDVVDRRSDRPLDHRRELSCFPGSIGVCR; encoded by the exons ATGGGTGGGCTGAGAATCTTTCTTAATTGGAATAAGGCGTATCACACAATGGATTTTATCCTTTGGATTTATGGCCTCCATCCTTTAcctgagatttcttctcttctaCCCAACAATTGGAG GATAGCCTTGTGCATTTGTCTTCCAAATCTGCGTGGAG ATCATCAGATGGCTTTGTCACTAGCTCTTAAGCGGCTGGTCTCATCGAACAGCCTTCTCAGCCGGTCTCTCAATCCCCTCCTCCGTCCGGCTGCTTCCGCTGCGTCATCAAGTGTTTTCGACGTCGTCGATCGCCGCTCCGATCGTCCTCTCGACCATCGCCGCGAATTATCCTGTTTTccag GAAGTATTGGAGTATGCAGATAA
- the LOC140012957 gene encoding uncharacterized protein isoform X1, with the protein MASILYLRFLLFYPTIGGFLSQLFAFLRRIALCICLPNLRGDHQMALSLALKRLVSSNSLLSRSLNPLLRPAASAASSSVFDVVDRRSDRPLDHRRELSCFPGSIGVCR; encoded by the exons ATGGCCTCCATCCTTTAcctgagatttcttctcttctaCCCAACAATTGGAG GGTTCCTCTCCCAGCTGTTTGCGTTCTTGCGGAG GATAGCCTTGTGCATTTGTCTTCCAAATCTGCGTGGAG ATCATCAGATGGCTTTGTCACTAGCTCTTAAGCGGCTGGTCTCATCGAACAGCCTTCTCAGCCGGTCTCTCAATCCCCTCCTCCGTCCGGCTGCTTCCGCTGCGTCATCAAGTGTTTTCGACGTCGTCGATCGCCGCTCCGATCGTCCTCTCGACCATCGCCGCGAATTATCCTGTTTTccag GAAGTATTGGAGTATGCAGATAA
- the LOC113703142 gene encoding protein SEH1-like yields MEETILTLDQDTTCTAWNYSGQRLAAGSINGTLAIYDSKDPASSSFTCTSRFKVQETSILKIVWVPPEFGDAVACICSDGSYSLWEEVVEDADILQWKLCKRFDRNSSRVLDIQFGVLATCLKLVAAYSDGQVKIFDLLDPLDLINWQLQAEFQNVIESTSKFGRPLCLSAAVCWNPQRGELQQSSFVLGFNSDIPQLNSSKVWEFDQDHQRWLPVAELALPEDKGDQVFAVEWAPNIGRPYEVIAVATCKGISMWHVGSNHDPNGRLSVERVALLSGHNGEVWQMEWDISGMTLATTGSDGVVKLWQSNLNGVWHEQALFEPTS; encoded by the exons ATGGAGGAGACAATACTGACACTGGATCAGGATACTACTTGTACAGCTTGGAATTATAGTGGGCAAAGACTAGCTGCTGGCTCCATCAATGGTACATTAGCCATTTACGATTCAAAGGATCCAGCTTCTTCATCCTTCACCTGCACTTCCAGATTTAAG GTGCAAGAAACAAGCATTCTGAAAATTGTCTGGGTTCCTCCAGAGTTTGGAGACGCAGTTGCCTGCATTTGCTCTGATGGAAGTTATTCATTGTGGGAAGAAGTTGTGGAAG ATGCTGATATTCTCCAGTGGAAGCTGTGCAAACGCTTTGACAGGAACTCAAGTCGAGTTTTAGACATTCAATTTGGAGTCCTTGCCACATGTTTGAAATTG GTTGCTGCATACTCAGATGGTCAAGTGAAAATCTTTGATCTCCTTGATCCCCTGGATTTGATAAATTGGCAACTTCAG GCTGAATTTCAGAATGTCATTGAATCTACATCCAAATTTGGTAGACCTTTGTGCTTGTCTGCAGCAGTGTGTTGGAATCCTCAAAGGGGTGAACTCCAGCAGTCAAGCTTTGTTTTGGGTTTCAATTCAGATATTCCGCAACTCAATTCCTCTAAG GtttgggaatttgatcaggATCACCAGAGATGGCTACCTGTTGCTGAATTGGCTTTGCCAGAAGATAAGGGTGATCAAGTTTTTGCTGTTGAATGGGCACCAAATATTGGAAG GCCATATGAAGTGATAGCAGTTGCAACTTGCAAGGGAATCTCGATGTGGCATGTCGGATCAAACCATGATCCTAATGGGAGGCTCTCCGTGGAGAGGGTTGCCTTGCTCTCAGGTCATAATGGCGAG GTTTGGCAGATGGAGTGGGACATAAGCGGAATGACATTGGCCACCACCGGCAGCGATGGAGTTGTCAAGTTATGGCAATCTAACCTAAATGGGGTTTGGCATGAGCAGGCTCTATTTGAGCCAACCAGTTAG